The following are encoded in a window of Sorex araneus isolate mSorAra2 chromosome 11, mSorAra2.pri, whole genome shotgun sequence genomic DNA:
- the CCDC186 gene encoding coiled-coil domain-containing protein 186 isoform X2 — protein sequence MQSELVSVTMSETEHRVSVSSDENTRKTPEVKEDSCNSFSGSNSLENESKLLSLNCDKAACQPTESNNQTKAQETGIPDHGGGEDSCAKTDIGPESSEQRAYFPCEEFAKQVSETNEAEQTVTQILAELRSSAFTEAAHQKTYSESPYDTDCTKKLISKIKTASASEDLLEEIESELLSKEFAEEHQVPNGMNKGEHALVMFEKCVQDKCLRQEYTIKKLIKENKKHQELILDICSEKDNLREELKKRTETEKQHMSTIKQLESRIEELSKEVKASKDKFVAQDIAAKNAIQQLHKEMAHRMEQANKKCEDARQEKEAMVMKYVRGEKESLDLRKEKEVLERKLRDANKEAEKNANKIKQLSQEKGRLHQLYEAKEGEATRLIREIDKLKEDISSHIIKVKWAQNKLKAEMDSHKETKDKLKETTTKLTQAKEEADQIRKNCQDMIKTYQESEEIKSNELDAKLRVTKGELEKQMQEKSDQLEMHHAKIKELEDLKRTFKEGMDELRTLRTKVKCLEDERLRTEDELSKYKEIINRQKAEIQNLLDKVKIADQIQEQHQRGKQEIENLKEEVESLNSLINDLQKDIEGSRKRESELLLFTEKLTSKNAQLQSESNSLQSQFDKLSCSESQLQSQCEQMKETNLNLENRLLKEEELRKEEVQALQAELTCRQTEVKALGTQVEELKDELVTQRRKHASGIKDLAKQLQQARRKLDQIENGNYDKEVSSMGSRSSSSGSLNARSSAEDRSPENTGSSVAVDSFPEVDKAMLIERIIKLQKAHARKNEKIEFMEDHIKQLVEEIRKKTKIIQSYILREESGTLSSEASDFNKVHLSRRGGIMASLYTSHPTDSGLTLELSLEINRKLQAVLEDTLLKNITLKQCSGLTLGSVLNHS from the exons ATGCAGAGTGAGTTGGTGTCAGTCACCATGTCAGAGACAGAGCACAGAGTCTCCGTTTCCTCTGATGAAAATACTAGGAAAACACCAGAAGTGAAGGAAGACTCTTGCAACTCGTTTTCTGGAAGCAACAGCTTAGAAAATGAGTCCAAACTGTTGTCATTGAACTGTGATAAGGCTGCATGTCAGCCTACAGAGAGCAATAATCAGACTAAAGCACAGGAAACTGGTATTCCAGATCATGGTGGAGGGGAAGACTCTTGTGCTAAAACAGACATAGGTCCAGAAAGTTCTGAACAAAGAGCTTATTTTCCTTGTGAAGAGTTTGCAAAACAAGTTTCAGAAACAAATGAAGCAGAACAGACAGTAACACAAATACTGGCAGAATTAAGGTCATCTGCATTTACAGAAGCAGCTCATCAAAAGACTTACTCAGAAAGTCCCTATGATACAGATTGCACCAAGAaacttatttcaaaaataaagactGCGTCAGCATCAGAGGATTTGTTGGAAGAAATAGAATCTGAGCTCTTATCTAAGGAGTTCGCAGAAGAACATCAAGTACCCAATGGAATGAATAAGGGCGAACATGCATTAGTTATGTTTGAAAagtgtgtgcaagataagtgttTGCGGCAGGAATACACCATAAAGaa gttaattaaagaaaataagaagcatCAGGAACTGATCTTGGACATTTGTTCAGAAAAAGATAATTTAAGAgaagaactgaaaaaaagaacagaaacagagaagcagCACATGAGCACAATCAAAcag CTAGAATCAAGAATAGAAGAACTTAGTAAAGAAGTTAAAGCTTCCAAAGATAAATTTGTAGCTCAAGACATTGCAGCTAAAAATGCAATTCAACAGTTACACAAAGAGATGGCCCATCGCATGGAAcag GccaacaagaaatgtgaagatgCTCGCCAGGAAAAGGAAGCTATGGTAATGAAGTATGTGAGAGGCGAGAAGGAATCCTTAGACCTtcgaaaagaaaaagaggtgctGGAGAGAAAACTGAGAGATGCAAATAAGGAAGCTGAGAAAAACGCTAACAAAATTAAGCAGCTTTCTCAGGAGAAAGGAAGGTTACACCAACTGTATGAAGCAAAG GAAGGTGAAGCTACCAGACTTATCAGAGAGATAGATAAATTAAAGGAAGATATCAGCTCTCACATCATTAAAGTAAAATGGGCACAAAACAAATTAAAGGCAGAAATGGATTCACACAAG GAAACTAAAGATAAACTTAAAGAAACGACAACAAAGTTAACTCAAGCAAAGGAAGAAGCAGATCAGATACGAAAGAACTGTCAGGATATGATAAAAACATATCAG gAATCAGAAGAAATTAAATCAAATGAGCTGGATGCCAAGCTTCGAGTCACAAAAGGAGAACTTGAGAAACAAATGCAAGAAAAATCAGACCAACTCGAG ATGCATCACGCCAAAATAAAGGAATTAGAAGATCTGAAGAGGACATTTAAGGAGGGCATGGATGAACTACGGACGCTAAGAACGAAG GTAAAATGTCTTGAAGATGAACGATTAAGAACAGAAGATGAATTATCAAAGTACAAGGAAATTATTAACCGCCAAAAAGCTGAAATACAGAATTTATTGGACAAAGTGAAAATTGCAGATCAGATCCAGGAGCAGCATCAAAG AGGTAAACAAGAAATTGAAAATTTGAAGGAAGAAGTGGAAAGTCTTAATTCTTTGATTAATGACCTACAAAAAGACATCGAAGGCAGTAGGAAAAGAGAATCTGAGCTACTACTGTTTACAGAAAAGCTCACTAGTAAGAATGCACAACTTCAGTCTGAATCCAATTCTTTGCAGTCACAATTTGATAAACTTTCCTGTAGTGAAAGTCAGTTACAAAGCCAGTGTGAACAAATGAAAGAGACAAATCTGAATTTG GAGAATCGACTATTAAAAGAGGAAGAACTGAGAAAAGAGGAAGTCCAGGCTCTGCAGGCTGAACTCACCTGTCGACAAACAGAAGTGAAAGCATTGGGTACCCAGGTAGAAGAATTAAAAGATGAGCTAGTGACTCAGAGACGGAAACATGCCTCTGGTATCAAGGATCTTGCCAAGCAGCTCCAGCAAG CACGAAGAAAGTTGGATCAGATTGAGAATGGAAACTATGATAAAGAAGTCAGCAGCATGGGGAGTCGTTCTAGTTCATCAG GGTCCCTTAATGCTCGGAGCAGTGCAGAAGACCGATCTCCAGAAAACACTGGATCGTCGGTAGCTGTGGATAGCTTTCCAGAAGTAGACAAGGCCATGCTGATTGAGAGGATCATAAAACTACAAAAAGCACATGCCCGGAAAAATGAGAAGATAGAATTTATGGAGGATCATATCAAACAGTTGGTGGAAGaaattaggaaaaaaacaaa